A window from Cydia strobilella chromosome 9, ilCydStro3.1, whole genome shotgun sequence encodes these proteins:
- the LOC134744054 gene encoding DNA fragmentation factor subunit beta: protein MKKGYKVADVKREKRIGVAAENLQELIEKSCKKLGFNARCAALYVAEDGTQVADDDYLDTLPPQTLFILLNDKEQMVTDFDHYYSLIRSSKKEYIDTGLAAKEFLTTNIKEKFKVFQKYIAAADDARTMLSERAQDPKWFEGLEPSEKTKEQSMCKRVKDRMRGYFYKTKSALQASDLYTHSKNSRGKKLVDQFLADLRKLLETNKYNEGYFNRKAEKNRLCNERGLFQCGGLYNNTSCAYKDDHLINPYRSREERIIFQTWNLDHKIELSRSIIPQIVKAIEVVHSGQVTCVLCEHSSDGTVEADRYYLQIFTRDNLKLVHIVCHYKGKHNAESGVYTLCKKCSAHSIENK from the exons ATGAAAAAAGGATATAAAGTGGCCGATGTGAAAAGGGAGAAGAGAATCGGCGTCGCCGCCGAAAATCTGCAGGAATTAATTGAGAAATCATGCAAAAAGCTCGGT TTCAATGCCAGATGCGCGGCGCTTTACGTGGCCGAGGACGGGACGCAGGTCGCGGACGACGATTACCTGGACACGCTGCCTCCGCAGACTCTCTTCATATTGTTGAATGACAAGGAACAAATGGTAACTG ACTTTGACCACTACTACAGCCTAATCCGCTCATCCAAGAAGGAATACATCGACACAGGACTGGCCGCTAAGGAGTTCCTTACAACCAACATCAAGGAGAAATTCAAGGTGTTCCAGAAATATAttgcagctgctgatgatgcGCGCACCATGCTGAGCGAGCGCGCGCAGGACCCTAAGTGGTTTGAAG GTCTGGAACCTTCAGAAAAGACAAAAGAGCAGTCAATGTGCAAACGCGTCAAAGATCGCATGAGGGGCTATTTCTACAAAACCAAGTCCGCCCTCCAGGCCTCTGACCTCTATACTCATTCCAAAAACAGCCGCGGCAAGAAACTAGTCGATCAGTTCCTCGCAGACCTAAGAAAACTACTCGAAACCAATAAATATAACGAGGGTTACTTTAACAGAAAAGCAGAGAAAAACCGCCTCTGCAACGAACGAGGTCTATTCCAATGTGGAGGCCTTTACAACAACACATCATGCGCTTACAAAGACGACCATCTGATTAACCCTTACAGAAGCCGAGAAGAACGCATAATATTCCAAACATGGAACCTAGACCACAAAATAGAGCTCTCCCGCTCCATAATACCCCAAATCGTTAAAGCTATAGAAGTGGTCCACTCCGGGCAAGTCACTTGTGTTCTATGTGAACATAGCAGCGATGGAACAGTGGAAGCGGACAGGTACTATTTGCAGATATTCACTCGGGACAACCTGAAGTTGGTGCATATCGTGTGCCACTATAAAGGTAAGCATAATGCGGAGTCTGGGGTGTATACCCTTTGCAAAAAGTGCAGTGCGCATAGCATTGAAAACAAGTAA
- the LOC134744053 gene encoding ribosome biogenesis regulatory protein homolog, translating into MDIVNEILEKEQKKAEKYKPITVEKHLDVEFDIGTLLAFDSNDLDTKKLNANKSRDEYLQSLSRDNTQLLLNKIWELPTERVEEAIVVKLPEPTTILPRAKPVPKPRPLTKWQEFAKAKGITKKKKDKLEWDEQLQKWVPLYGFRKAAAEKEKNWLIEVPQNLDPMTDMYEKKAEAKSEKVAKNELQRLKNVARAKKVKIPRVGLPVTSDKASANQLATAATVARASTASLGKFQDRLPKEKDARGKGVHELIPGKDRKRKLPVPTAQVERENNLNLLDSILNKRPKIDMDKAVAKHIANEQVQRSEEKKSSKPKGKPRKGKTGNPSKFTAKKPKAGAGQRNPGKKAGGRKRR; encoded by the exons ATGGATATAGTTAATGAAATTTTAGAGAAAGAACAGAAAAAAGCGGAAAAATATAAGCCTATCACCGTAGAAAAGCACTTAGATGTAGAATTTGACATCGGAACTCTTCTTGCATTTGACTCAAATGACTTGGACACAAAAAAGTTAAA TGCAAACAAAAGCAGAGATGAATACTTACAATCGTTATCCCGCGACAACACACAACTGTTACTCAACAAGATCTGGGAGCTCCCCACCGAGAGGGTGGAAGAGGCTATAGTAGTGAAGCTGCCGGAGCCCACCACAATACTGCCAAGAGCCAAGCCAGTACCAAAGCCCAGGCCGCTGACCAAGTGGCAGGAGTTTGCTAAAGCCAAGGGCATTACTAAGAAGAAGAAGGATAAACTTGAATGGGATGAACAGTTGCAGAAATGGGTGCCACTTTATGg ATTCAGAAAGGCAGCTGCAGAGAAAGAGAAGAACTGGTTAATAGAGGTCCCACAGAATTTGGACCCCATGACAGACATGTACGAGAAGAAGGCCGAGGCCAAGTCGGAGAAGGTGGCCAAGAATGAGCTGCAGAGGCTCAAGAACGTTGCAAGAGCCAAGAAAGTCAAGATTCCTAGAGTTGGACTACCTGTTACATCTGATAAAGCTTCTGCTAATCAG CTAGCAACCGCAGCAACAGTCGCCCGAGCATCCACAGCCTCCCTTGGCAAGTTCCAAGACCGCCTGCCCAAGGAAAAGGATGCCCGAGGCAAAGGCGTACATGAACTCATCCCCGGGAAGGATAGAAAGAGAAAGCTGCCGGTACCCACAGCGCAGGTTGAGAGGGAGAATAACCTTAATTTGCTGGACAGCATATTGAACAAGCGGCCGAAGATTGACATGGATAAGGCTGTGGCTAAACATATAGCTAATGAGCAAGTGCA GAGATCAGAAGAAAAGAAGAGCAGCAAGCCGAAGGGCAAACCCCGCAAGGGCAAGACGGGGAATCCCAGCAAGTTCACCGCCAAGAAGCCCAAGGCGGGCGCCGGCCAGCGCAACCCGGGCAAGAAGGCCGGCGGCCGGAAGAGGAGGTAG
- the LOC134743859 gene encoding thymidylate kinase produces MKRGALIVIEGLDRTGKSTQCKALVEGLLKKQIKAEYTNFPARQTEIGKVINNYLMSKKELSDEAIHLLFSANRWERAGEIIKTLEEGTSIIVDRYCYSGVAFSAAKGLDINFCKAPDMGLPKPDLVFFLTMPIESIEQRNGFGNERYEVLSFQKKVAEMYHQLKEDDWEVLDARRSIEEIQKEILEKVLQVVEKAADQPIGKVWIKS; encoded by the exons ATGAAGAGAGGAGCTTTGATTGTTATTGAAGGACTTGATCGAACGGGGAAATCTACGCAATGCAAAGCACTTG TGGAAGGCCTGCTGAAGAAGCAAATAAAAGCAGAGTACACCAATTTTCCAGCAAGACAAACTGAGATTGGGAAAGTTATCAATAATTATCTTATGTCCAAG AAAGAGCTGTCAGATGAAGCCATCCACCTGCTGTTCTCAGCCAACCGCTGGGAGAGAGCCGGTGAGATCATCAAGACCCTTGAGGAAGGCACCAGCATCATTGTGGACCGATATTGTTACTCGGGAGTAGCATTTTCTGCTGCTAAAG GTCTCGACATAAACTTCTGCAAAGCCCCCGACATGGGCCTGCCCAAGCCAGACCTAGTGTTCTTCCTGACCATGCCCATTGAGAGCATAGAGCAGAGAAATGGCTTCGGAAACGAAAG gtacGAGGTTTTAAGCTTCCAAAAGAAGGTGGCAGAAATGTATCACCAGCTAAAAGAAGATGACTGGGAGGTGTTAGATGCAAGAAG ATCAATAGAAGAAATTCAAAAGGAGATTCTGGAGAAAGTGTTGCAAGTGGTAGAGAAAGCTGCCGACCAGCCTATAGGCAAGGTGTGGATTAAATCCTGA
- the LOC134744051 gene encoding U3 small nucleolar RNA-interacting protein 2, which translates to MSSSFFLKGKSRQVHKRKGEKIKKVKPKRQDVSNLENGHDSSGSDVDFKKFSDAEESESDHETAEQKKLRLAKKYLEEIEKEEAKRAELKEVDDDAIGKRLQRDYLELKGKLRVEVADNYVAPAESDIRLIRAREHKLPLTCVCVSSDGQFAFTGSKCGTIVKWGIKEKRKLGSLTFKTHSKYINGSVSAVALSSDTKYLASSDESKDVQIWDPITLKHVHTFRGHKDKVTGLVFRKNTHELYSASKDRSIKIWSLDEMAYIETLFGHQSSITSIDALTRERAISAGGRDASVRIWKIVEESQLIFNGPVGSLDEVKLLDEEHFVSGSDNGSLCVWSVLKKKPLCTVTEAHGSENNVPKWITSLATLLNSDVFASGSYDNFIRLWKVSDAYRKVSPMFSIEINGFVNSMDFTSDGTQLYAAIGQEHKSGRWFKVGSAKNGILVVNFNIKS; encoded by the coding sequence ATGTCTTCATCCTTCTTCTTAAAAGGAAAATCAAGGCAAGTCCACAAAAGAAAAGGCGAGAAAATCAAGAAAGTTAAGCCGAAGAGACAAGATGTTTCTAACCTCGAAAACGGCCACGATTCCTCCGGCAGTGATGTAGATTTTAAGAAGTTTTCCGACGCCGAAGAATCCGAAAGCGACCATGAAACAGCGGAGCAGAAGAAGTTGCGGCTCGCGAAGAAGTATCTAGAAGAAATAGAGAAAGAAGAAGCGAAGCGTGCAGAGTTAAAGGAGGTAGACGACGATGCGATTGGGAAGCGTTTGCAAAGGGACTACTTAGAACTAAAGGGTAAACTACGCGTGGAAGTAGCGGACAACTACGTGGCTCCTGCTGAGAGTGATATCAGGCTCATTCGTGCCCGGGAACACAAGCTACCTTTGACTTGCGTGTGCGTGAGCAGTGACGGTCAATTCGCATTCACAGGCAGCAAGTGCGGCACTATAGTCAAGTGGGGTATCAAGGAGAAGCGGAAACTCGGCAGCCTGACCTTCAAAACGCATTCCAAGTATATTAATGGAAGTGTATCAGCAGTAGCCCTATCCTCTGACACGAAATACCTTGCTTCCTCAGATGAGTCTAAAGATGTGCAAATATGGGACCCCATTACATTGAAACACGTTCATACCTTCAGAGGCCATAAAGACAAAGTGACAGGACTTGTGTTTAGGAAAAATACTCATGAATTGTATTCAGCAAGCAAAGACCGGTCTATAAAAATTTGGTCTTTAGACGAAATGGCTTACATTGAAACATTATTTGGCCACCAGTCTTCTATTACATCTATTGATGCATTGACCAGAGAAAGAGCGATATCGGCCGGTGGAAGAGATGCTTCAGTTCGGATATGGAAAATAGTAGAAGAATCGCAGTTAATATTCAATGGACCAGTAGGTAGCTTGGATGAAGTGAAACTATTAGATGAGGAGCATTTTGTATCGGGAAGTGACAATGGCTCCTTGTGTGTTTGGAGTGTGTTGAAAAAGAAACCACTGTGCACCGTTACAGAGGCCCATGGCTCCGAAAACAATGTACCTAAATGGATAACAAGTTTAGCTACATTGTTAAACTCCGATGTGTTTGCATCGGGTTCCTATGATAACTTTATTCGATTATGGAAAGTCAGTGATGCATATAGAAAAGTATCACCTATGTTTAGTATAGAAATTAATGGCTTTGTGAATTCCATGGATTTTACTAGTGACGGGACTCAGTTGTATGCAGCCATTGGACAAGAACACAAGTCAGGGAGATGGTTCAAAGTAGGGAGTGCTAAGAATGgcatattagttgtaaattttaatattaagtcaTAG
- the LOC134744052 gene encoding INO80 complex subunit C, which produces MTANADKVYSFKTENKFLVKSGCKKRMWRSLKQILTAERALPWPNDIVLYYSINAPPTFKPTKKYSDISGLPAPYMDRHSKLYYSNAEEFATVRSLPMDITAGFLQLRGANTIVG; this is translated from the exons ATGACTGCTAATGCAGATAAAGTGTACAGTTTTAAAACAGAGAACAAATTCTTAGTCAAGAGTGGCTGCAAAAAGCGCATGTGGAGATCTTTGAAACAAATTCTTACAGCAGAACGAGCTTTACCATGGCCAAACGATATTGTGCTTT ATTATTCAATAAATGCTCCACCAACATTCAAGCCAACTAAGAAGTACTCAGACATCTCAGGCCTCCCCGCTCCCTACATGGACCGCCATTCCAAACTGTACTACAGCAATGCGGAGGAATTTGCAACGGTGAGGAGTTTACCCATGGATATAACTGCTGGCTTCCTGCAGTTAAGAGGAGCGAACACTATTGTTGGATAA